In Leptodactylus fuscus isolate aLepFus1 chromosome 2, aLepFus1.hap2, whole genome shotgun sequence, one genomic interval encodes:
- the GPR161 gene encoding G-protein coupled receptor 161 codes for MSINSSSGNGVETESTTENGATIVAESIAIIIIDILICLGNLVIVITLYKKSYLLSLSNKFVFSLTLSNLLLSMLVLPFVVVSSILREWIFGVVWCNFSALLYMLISSASMLTLGIIAIDRYYAVLYPMVYPMKITGNRAVLAIAYVWLHSLIGCLPPLFGWSSLEFDHFKWMCVAAWHKEAGYTAFWQIWCALLPFITMMICYGFIFRVARIKARKIHCGTVIIVQEASQKNGRKNSSTSTSSSGSRRNGFSNVVYSANQCKAFITILVVIGAFVLTWGPYMIVISTEALWGKNSVSPVMETMATWLSFTSAICHPLIYGLWNKTVRKELLSMCFGNRYRDPFHQQHRTSRMFSISNRITDLGLSPHLTALMASGKDSDHQSTTTNTGFSYSNDSGTDVMLLDDYSSDSAQQTRILYSRRKSSVTFEDEVEQKNDPKNAPTEETSSAVSLESYAFSLAKTIEMDAKISLFGEEALRPSSALQPVSGHPGGVRGNRSHAIQKQRVVLQSIEEGTS; via the exons ATGAGCATCAACTCTTCCAGTGGAAATGGTGTGGAAACTGAGTCTACTACAGAAAATGGAGCTACCATTGTAGCCGAATCCATTGCCATAATTATTATTGACATTCTAATATGCCTTGGTAACCTGGTCATTGTGATCACACTGTACAAGAAATCCTACTTACTGTCGCTCAGCAATAAGTTTGTGTTCAGCCTGACACTCTCCAATCTCCTTCTGTCTATGCTGGTTCTTCCATTTGTTGTTGTAAGCTCTATCCTGAGAGAATGGATCTTCGGAGTCGTGTGGTGCAATTTTTCTGCGCTCCTCTACATGCTGATCAGCTCCGCCAGTATGCTTACCTTGGGAATTATAGCAATTGACAG GTATTATGCTGTACTGTATCCGATGGTATATCCTATGAAGATAACCGGAAACCGGGCAGTATTGGCTATAGCGTACGTGTGGCTGCATTCTCTCATAGGATGCCTTCCACCTCTTTTTGGCTGGTCATCACTGGAGTTTGATCACTTTAAATGGATGTGTGTAGCTGCTTGGCACAAGGAAGCTGGGTACACCGCCTTTTGGCAGATATGGTGCGCTTTGCTACCTTTTATCACTATGATGATTTGCTATGGATTCATTTTTCGAGTGGCTCGCATAAAAGCCCGAAAGATCCATTGTGGGACTGTTATCATTGTACAGGAAGCTTCCCAAAAGAATGGGAGAAAGAATTCCAGTACGTCAACGTCTTCTTCAGGAAGCAGAAGGAATGGATTTTCCAATGTTGTGTATTCAGCTAACCAGTGCAAAGCTTTCATAACCATACTGGTTGTTATTGGGGCCTTTGTGCTTACCTGGGGGCCTTATATGATTGTTATAAGCACTGAAGCCTTATGGGGAAAAAACAGTGTTTCGCCTGTGATGGAGACTATGGCTACATGGCTCTCCTTCACAAGTGCAATTTGCCATCCTCTTATTTATGGACTTTGGAATAAAACTGTGCGCAAGGAGCTTCTCAGCATGTGTTTTGGCAACCGGTACCGAGATCCATTCCATCAGCAGCACAGAACCTCACGAATGTTCAGCATCTCTAATAGGATCACAG ATCTTGGATTATCCCCACATCTGACTGCTCTAATGGCAAGTGGGAAGGATTCAGATCACCAAAGCACTACAACAAATACTGGTTTCAGCTATTCCAACGATTCAG GCACTGATGTCATGCTACTAGACGACTACAGCTCCGATAGTGCCCAGCAGACTCGCATCCTCTATTCCAGAAGAAAAAGTTCTGTCACTTTTGAAGATGAAGTGGAGCAAAAAAATG ATCCTAAGAATGCACCCACTGAGGAAACCTCATCTGCAGTGTCCTTGGAATCCTATGCATTCAGTTTAGCCAAAACAATTGAGATGGATGCAAAAATCAGCTTGTTTGGAGAAGAAGCATTGCGTCCCTCCTCTGCTTTGCAGCCCGTGTCAGGACATCCTGGGGGAGTCCGAGGCAACAGAAGTCATGCCATCCAGAAGCAAAGGGTTGTGCTGCAAAGCATTGAAGAAGGGACCTCATGA